A single window of Methylacidimicrobium sp. AP8 DNA harbors:
- the erpA gene encoding iron-sulfur cluster insertion protein ErpA has product MEASTTAGKDRLGPEAEVVPAVTLTADAAEKIRALLEEDGRTDLKLRVYVTGGGCAGFQYNFAFDEKREEDDFAVEWGGVTVVIDPRSLPFLAGAQIRYEEDLSGARFVVVNPNAASTCSCGSSFSTCSQSEG; this is encoded by the coding sequence ATGGAGGCAAGCACGACGGCAGGGAAAGACAGGCTGGGGCCGGAAGCGGAGGTTGTCCCCGCGGTCACGCTGACGGCGGACGCGGCGGAGAAGATCCGGGCCCTTCTCGAGGAAGATGGGCGGACCGACCTCAAGCTTCGCGTCTATGTCACGGGCGGGGGATGCGCCGGTTTCCAGTACAATTTCGCCTTCGACGAAAAGCGGGAGGAGGACGACTTCGCCGTGGAGTGGGGCGGGGTGACCGTGGTGATCGATCCGCGGAGCCTTCCTTTCCTGGCGGGAGCGCAAATCCGGTACGAAGAGGACTTGAGCGGCGCCCGTTTCGTGGTGGTCAATCCGAACGCGGCTTCCACCTGCAGCTGCGGATCCTCGTTTTCGACCTGTTCCCAATCGGAGGGATGA
- a CDS encoding iron-sulfur cluster assembly accessory protein — translation MAIELTPAAADRLRSFLKGKSEETAFRVGVTRSGCAGWSYRLEKAESISSEDRIFESRGLRLVVDPESLPLIDGLLLDYVRKPFSEGFAFHNPKAKSECGCGQSFSA, via the coding sequence ATGGCGATTGAGCTGACACCTGCGGCGGCTGACCGCCTCCGCTCTTTTCTCAAGGGCAAGTCGGAGGAAACCGCTTTCCGGGTCGGGGTCACCCGCTCCGGTTGTGCCGGTTGGAGCTACCGGCTGGAGAAGGCGGAATCCATTTCATCGGAAGACCGGATTTTCGAAAGCCGGGGCTTGCGCCTCGTGGTCGACCCCGAGAGCCTCCCGCTGATCGACGGTCTTCTTTTGGACTATGTCCGCAAGCCGTTCTCCGAGGGGTTTGCGTTCCACAACCCGAAGGCAAAGAGCGAGTGCGGCTGCGGCCAGAGCTTCAGCGCATGA
- the nifB gene encoding nitrogenase cofactor biosynthesis protein NifB: protein MEPERGVKARFANLKGLAIPVAPHKGCGSSGGSGKASCGSGAGSGDLPPEIWEKVKNHPCYSEEAHHHYARMHVAVAPACNIQCNYCNRKYDCANESRPGVVSERLTPEQAAKKVLAVASAIPQMTVLGIAGPGDPLANPEKTFRTFELVAKAAPDIKLCLSTNGLALPDHVARIKDFRVDHVTITINMIDPEVGARIYPWVFFRHKRYTGKDAAKVLTERQLEGLEMLTQAGILCKVNSVMIPGINDDHLVEVNKAVKSRGAFLHNIMPLISAPEHGTVFGLSGQRGPTAQELKALQDKCEGEMNMMRHCRQCRADAVGLLGEDRGAEFTTDRIESMEITYDASKRQAYRESVEIERAARRAAKERELLTLAGENSNRKILIAVATKGGGKVNEHFGHAKEFQIYELSTAGSKFVGHRRVDLYCQGGYGEEDALAGVIRAINDCVAVLVAKIGACPKEELQKAGIEPVDQYAYSYIETAAIAYYRSYLERLKSGALAEVKRGDALIRQGAFIDSGAAVPQAA from the coding sequence ATGGAACCGGAACGGGGTGTCAAGGCACGGTTTGCAAATCTCAAGGGGCTGGCGATTCCCGTCGCGCCACACAAAGGTTGCGGCTCCAGCGGGGGAAGCGGCAAGGCCAGCTGCGGCTCGGGGGCCGGCTCCGGCGACCTGCCGCCCGAGATTTGGGAGAAGGTCAAGAACCATCCCTGCTACAGCGAGGAGGCGCACCACCATTACGCCCGGATGCACGTGGCGGTCGCTCCCGCTTGCAACATCCAGTGCAACTACTGCAACCGGAAGTACGATTGCGCCAACGAGAGCCGTCCCGGGGTGGTGAGCGAGCGGCTGACCCCGGAGCAGGCGGCCAAAAAGGTGCTCGCGGTGGCCTCCGCGATCCCGCAGATGACGGTCCTCGGGATCGCGGGGCCGGGGGATCCGTTGGCCAATCCGGAGAAAACTTTCCGGACCTTCGAGCTGGTGGCCAAAGCCGCTCCGGACATCAAGCTCTGTCTTTCGACCAACGGGCTCGCCCTGCCGGATCACGTCGCGCGGATCAAGGATTTCCGGGTCGATCACGTCACGATCACGATCAACATGATCGATCCTGAAGTCGGGGCGCGGATCTACCCTTGGGTCTTCTTTCGCCACAAGCGCTACACGGGGAAGGACGCGGCGAAGGTTCTCACGGAGCGGCAGCTCGAGGGGCTCGAGATGCTGACCCAGGCGGGAATCCTCTGCAAGGTCAACTCGGTCATGATCCCCGGGATCAACGACGACCACCTGGTCGAGGTGAACAAGGCGGTCAAGAGCCGCGGGGCGTTCCTGCACAACATCATGCCGCTGATCTCCGCGCCCGAGCATGGAACGGTCTTCGGTCTCTCCGGCCAGCGCGGCCCGACCGCCCAGGAGCTGAAGGCGCTCCAAGACAAGTGCGAGGGCGAGATGAACATGATGCGCCACTGCCGACAGTGCCGGGCCGACGCGGTCGGCCTGCTCGGGGAGGACCGGGGAGCCGAATTCACCACGGACCGGATCGAGTCGATGGAAATTACCTACGATGCATCCAAGCGGCAGGCCTATCGAGAATCGGTCGAAATCGAGCGGGCGGCGCGGCGGGCGGCCAAGGAGCGGGAGCTCCTCACGCTCGCCGGGGAGAACAGCAACCGGAAAATTCTCATCGCGGTCGCCACGAAAGGTGGGGGCAAGGTCAACGAGCATTTCGGCCACGCCAAGGAGTTCCAGATTTACGAGCTGAGCACCGCCGGCTCGAAGTTCGTAGGCCATCGGCGCGTCGATCTCTACTGCCAAGGAGGCTATGGCGAAGAGGACGCCCTCGCAGGGGTCATCCGCGCGATCAACGACTGCGTCGCGGTGCTGGTCGCCAAGATCGGAGCCTGCCCGAAGGAAGAGCTCCAAAAGGCGGGAATCGAGCCGGTCGACCAATATGCCTACAGCTACATCGAGACCGCGGCGATCGCCTACTACCGGAGCTACCTGGAGAGGTTGAAGAGCGGGGCCCTCGCCGAGGTCAAGCGGGGGGATGCGCTGATCCGCCAGGGCGCGTTCATCGATTCGGGCGCGGCCGTGCCGCAGGCGGCTTGA